One region of Rhodocaloribacter litoris genomic DNA includes:
- a CDS encoding DUF2784 domain-containing protein: MLYRLLADVVVVVHFAFVLFVVLGGLLVLWRFRLVWVHVPAALWGAWVELAGWVCPLTPLENTLRRKGGEAGYAGGFVEEYVLPVLYPQGLTREVQVVLGLLVLGFNAVVYGLVFLRRRGRRAGREAEIELED, encoded by the coding sequence ATGCTTTACCGTCTGCTGGCCGACGTGGTGGTGGTTGTGCATTTCGCCTTCGTGCTCTTCGTGGTGCTGGGCGGATTGCTGGTGCTCTGGCGGTTCCGGCTGGTGTGGGTTCACGTGCCGGCGGCGCTCTGGGGGGCCTGGGTGGAACTGGCCGGATGGGTCTGTCCCCTGACCCCGCTGGAGAACACGCTCCGCCGGAAGGGCGGGGAGGCCGGCTATGCCGGCGGGTTCGTCGAGGAGTACGTGTTGCCGGTGCTGTATCCCCAGGGGCTCACGCGCGAGGTGCAGGTCGTGCTCGGGTTGCTCGTGCTCGGCTTCAACGCGGTCGTCTACGGGCTGGTCTTTCTGCGCCGGCGCGGGAGGCGGGCCGGACGGGAAGCTGAGATTGAACTTGAAGACTGA
- a CDS encoding WbqC family protein: MIAVRPPEYFPRLAYFALMDAAERFVLADTFQYSRQSYQNRARLRTPQGRQWVSIPLRGGQHGRPIRAVEIEPRRDWMGKHRRAFMYNYRSTPFFEYYEPDFESLFAGTWTHLADLTCATVALVARLLGIRTPLLRASGLAGAPDTLTKVLAATGADRLLVPEEAAAHDVPLAPSAQVLRYETPPYRQNFSGFEPDVSAVDLLFNYGPEALAVLRQGVALRPG; this comes from the coding sequence ATGATCGCCGTCCGACCGCCCGAGTATTTTCCGCGCCTGGCGTATTTCGCGTTGATGGATGCGGCCGAGCGGTTCGTACTGGCCGACACGTTTCAGTACAGCCGGCAGTCGTACCAGAACCGGGCACGGCTGCGCACGCCGCAGGGCCGGCAGTGGGTTTCCATCCCCCTGCGGGGCGGGCAGCACGGGCGCCCCATCCGCGCCGTCGAGATCGAGCCACGCCGCGACTGGATGGGCAAGCACCGCCGCGCCTTCATGTACAACTACCGCTCCACGCCGTTTTTCGAATACTACGAACCCGACTTCGAATCCCTCTTCGCCGGAACGTGGACGCACCTGGCGGACCTGACCTGCGCGACGGTGGCACTCGTGGCGCGGCTGCTGGGCATCAGGACCCCGCTCCTGCGGGCCTCCGGCCTGGCCGGGGCGCCGGATACGCTCACGAAGGTGCTGGCCGCGACGGGTGCGGACCGGCTCCTCGTTCCGGAAGAAGCCGCCGCGCACGACGTCCCGCTGGCGCCGTCGGCACAGGTGCTGCGCTACGAGACGCCGCCCTACCGGCAGAACTTCAGCGGCTTCGAGCCGGACGTGTCGGCGGTGGACCTGCTCTTCAACTACGGACCGGAGGCGCTCGCCGTCCTCCGGCAGGGTGTCGCACTTCGGCCCGGGTGA
- a CDS encoding ISAs1 family transposase encodes MAPLLAYFQDLEDPRWDRFKLHPFNDILFITICAAICGADGWKDIEAFAHAKEDWLRGYLELPHGLPSDDTFRRVISRINPEAFETCFRHWVASVVEGTTGELICIDGKTLRGSYDAQDEKAALCMVSAWASANGLIMAQERVDQKSNEITAIPALLSALELSGCLVTIDAMGTQREIARQITDQGGQYVLALKSNHPTLYEDVRTFFEEAQATQFQGIAHDYAARTRRVEHTDGGHGRIEVRRCWAVGDVAWLRHQDRWAGLRTLVLVESRRIVGTEERLDRRYYIASAPADAASLLAAVRGHWGIENRVHWVLDVSFGEDGSRIRKDHGAANMSLLRRLTLNLIRREPSKGSLKGKRKRAGWDNRFLEKILTG; translated from the coding sequence ATGGCTCCGCTCCTTGCCTACTTCCAAGATCTCGAAGATCCTCGATGGGATCGCTTTAAACTCCACCCATTCAATGACATCCTCTTCATTACCATCTGCGCCGCCATCTGTGGGGCCGATGGATGGAAAGACATCGAAGCCTTCGCCCACGCCAAAGAAGACTGGCTCCGAGGCTACCTCGAATTGCCCCATGGCCTGCCCTCAGACGACACGTTCCGACGCGTCATCTCGCGCATCAACCCGGAGGCCTTCGAGACCTGTTTCCGGCACTGGGTCGCCTCGGTAGTCGAAGGGACCACCGGTGAACTCATCTGCATCGATGGCAAAACCCTGCGGGGATCCTATGACGCCCAGGACGAGAAAGCCGCCCTTTGCATGGTCAGTGCCTGGGCCTCGGCCAACGGGCTGATCATGGCCCAGGAGCGGGTCGATCAGAAGTCAAACGAGATCACGGCCATCCCAGCCTTGCTCTCGGCCCTGGAACTGAGCGGGTGTCTCGTAACGATCGATGCGATGGGGACGCAGCGGGAGATTGCCCGGCAGATCACCGATCAAGGGGGGCAGTACGTCCTGGCCCTCAAGAGCAATCATCCGACGCTCTACGAGGACGTGCGCACGTTCTTCGAGGAGGCGCAAGCGACGCAATTCCAGGGTATTGCCCACGACTATGCGGCGCGTACACGCCGCGTCGAACACACCGATGGCGGTCACGGGCGCATCGAAGTGCGCCGGTGCTGGGCCGTCGGGGATGTGGCGTGGCTGCGGCACCAGGATCGCTGGGCAGGTCTACGGACGTTGGTGCTGGTGGAGTCCCGTCGTATCGTGGGCACAGAAGAGCGTCTCGATCGCCGTTACTACATCGCCAGTGCGCCCGCCGATGCCGCGTCTCTGTTAGCGGCGGTACGTGGCCACTGGGGCATAGAGAACCGCGTGCACTGGGTCTTGGATGTGAGTTTTGGCGAGGACGGCAGTCGGATACGGAAGGATCACGGGGCGGCGAACATGTCGTTGCTGCGTCGATTGACGCTGAATCTGATCCGTCGTGAGCCGAGCAAGGGCAGTCTCAAGGGCAAGCGCAAGCGAGCCGGTTGGGACAACCGCTTTCTTGAGAAGATCCTCACCGGTTAA
- a CDS encoding carboxypeptidase regulatory-like domain-containing protein → MKYFILTAAQWRLHRLVLSLWLLYPATAIHAQIPSTQEDSVNKVARYLVFNDKEIAARVDEATGTPSWVISLDSIDFNLGVPEVLITPEAVVRKTRAFLQAHQTLLKVDPDRLSEPTISTDGRFWFITYSQEYKGLPVIGSQIGLTITREGRLFALGVQAYPDLALNTTPSLGASSAAQLARNHAGLDRDGELNKQQLVILAGPAQGRYEYKLAWKLVLEDFTRATPVSKSFLVDAHQGTVLRERDNFLHVEPSFNTHSPTVSMVSSVPDDSPLDSDKHTLLVPPFALPLKTGILENGDGRSSGSVAGTVTLNYYDTPDDIYTPLIRRYNRPFKGAKVQIKNNATGATRTTYADTNGFYAFSGLDSGSHTVTFFIENDQARINSGVSTSKKEKSFTINVSGAVQLNYDWGWGDDGDVDQSTTAMGLNAVHQIKVQHEYVRNTLGYTGMDGLPVRQVYVYQTIPKNENGGSTRPWWQEIYLRRHYALSSEVAHHEYMHNIIYELYNGNMISWLFSGGDPDYDAEEAAAMDEGFADYFTCSRTGNATYGGPVDLANDPSFPPGEGVVVRFLWNDCTMNDFDGEWPCGGSPHSRGRIISGAVWRVRTDIGSAADELAFLALQIAPQPQSFSSFGERMYVADDMLNGGANRAVIEQRFVERLILPPLAPSSLFALSGSGGDVHLSWNDRSSLENGYDVQRRLNGGTWSAVASLAADATSFTDQHIFCRTGSNDYEYRIRVYKDALEDFSPIRYYNPCGPQASVAVSGQTLDADIHQADPVTPDVPVATLLEGAYPNPFSPYTTIRYTLASATHVHLAVYDMLGREVALLVNRRQKPGQYEAFFKAENLPSGPYLYRLVTKDQQFSGTMLFVK, encoded by the coding sequence ATGAAGTACTTCATTCTGACCGCTGCTCAATGGCGCCTTCATCGTCTGGTCCTTTCCTTATGGCTCCTTTATCCCGCTACGGCGATCCACGCACAAATTCCCTCCACCCAGGAAGATAGTGTAAACAAAGTCGCTCGTTATCTTGTTTTCAACGATAAAGAGATAGCTGCGCGTGTTGACGAAGCTACCGGCACTCCTTCCTGGGTCATCAGTTTGGATTCGATCGACTTCAACCTGGGAGTTCCCGAAGTTCTGATCACTCCGGAGGCTGTCGTGCGGAAAACGCGCGCTTTCCTGCAGGCACATCAAACTTTACTCAAGGTCGATCCGGACAGGCTCTCGGAACCGACAATCTCGACGGATGGGCGGTTCTGGTTCATCACCTACAGCCAGGAATATAAGGGCTTGCCGGTGATCGGTTCACAGATCGGGCTCACAATCACCCGGGAAGGACGTCTCTTTGCACTGGGTGTTCAGGCCTATCCGGATCTTGCGTTGAACACCACCCCCTCGCTCGGGGCATCGAGTGCGGCCCAATTGGCCCGAAATCACGCCGGACTTGACCGGGACGGCGAACTGAATAAGCAGCAACTCGTAATTCTGGCCGGACCGGCTCAGGGACGTTACGAGTACAAGCTTGCCTGGAAACTCGTGTTGGAAGACTTCACACGCGCAACACCGGTAAGCAAGTCGTTCCTCGTGGATGCACACCAGGGTACAGTATTGCGCGAGCGTGATAACTTTTTGCACGTCGAACCCAGCTTTAATACCCACAGTCCAACAGTGAGCATGGTCTCCTCCGTGCCCGATGACAGTCCCCTGGATTCCGACAAACACACCCTTTTGGTTCCACCGTTTGCCCTGCCGCTGAAGACCGGAATACTCGAAAATGGAGACGGCCGGAGCTCCGGCAGCGTAGCAGGAACGGTTACGCTCAATTACTACGATACCCCGGACGACATTTACACTCCGCTCATTCGTCGCTACAACCGGCCTTTCAAAGGAGCCAAGGTACAGATAAAAAACAATGCGACCGGTGCAACCCGGACCACCTACGCCGATACGAACGGCTTTTACGCTTTCTCCGGTCTTGACAGTGGCTCCCACACGGTGACGTTTTTCATCGAAAACGACCAAGCCCGCATCAACAGCGGTGTGTCTACTTCCAAAAAAGAGAAAAGCTTTACCATCAACGTAAGCGGTGCCGTTCAGCTGAATTATGATTGGGGATGGGGAGACGATGGGGACGTAGACCAGTCCACCACAGCCATGGGACTCAACGCCGTCCACCAGATAAAGGTGCAGCATGAATACGTACGGAACACGCTCGGATACACGGGGATGGATGGGCTTCCCGTTCGACAGGTGTATGTATATCAAACTATACCGAAGAATGAAAACGGAGGATCGACGCGGCCTTGGTGGCAAGAAATTTATCTCCGACGACACTATGCACTGTCGAGCGAGGTGGCACACCATGAATACATGCACAATATAATCTATGAACTCTATAATGGAAACATGATCTCTTGGCTTTTTTCCGGCGGAGATCCGGACTATGATGCGGAAGAAGCGGCGGCGATGGACGAGGGGTTTGCCGACTATTTCACCTGTTCTCGTACCGGAAATGCCACATACGGAGGTCCTGTGGATCTGGCCAACGATCCTTCCTTTCCTCCGGGTGAAGGGGTAGTCGTGCGGTTTCTCTGGAACGACTGTACCATGAATGATTTCGATGGCGAATGGCCATGCGGAGGAAGCCCGCACAGCCGGGGACGGATCATCAGTGGAGCCGTCTGGCGTGTCCGAACCGATATCGGATCTGCCGCCGACGAATTGGCCTTCCTAGCCCTGCAGATTGCCCCACAACCACAGAGCTTCAGTAGCTTCGGTGAACGCATGTATGTTGCCGACGACATGCTCAACGGCGGAGCAAACCGCGCTGTGATTGAGCAACGCTTTGTTGAGCGGCTCATCCTGCCGCCACTGGCTCCCTCGTCACTCTTTGCCTTAAGTGGTTCAGGAGGCGATGTGCACCTCTCCTGGAACGATCGCTCTTCGCTGGAAAACGGCTACGACGTGCAACGCCGTCTCAACGGCGGCACCTGGAGCGCAGTAGCCAGCCTGGCAGCTGACGCGACAAGCTTCACGGACCAGCACATTTTCTGCCGTACTGGTTCAAATGATTATGAGTACCGAATCCGAGTTTACAAAGATGCCCTCGAAGATTTCTCTCCGATCCGGTACTATAACCCGTGTGGTCCACAAGCCAGCGTAGCCGTTTCCGGGCAAACCCTCGATGCGGACATCCACCAGGCGGATCCCGTAACGCCCGACGTGCCAGTCGCCACGCTTCTGGAAGGTGCTTATCCCAACCCCTTCAGCCCGTATACGACCATCCGGTACACCCTGGCCTCGGCGACCCACGTACATCTTGCCGTCTACGACATGCTGGGCCGGGAAGTGGCCTTGCTGGTCAATCGACGCCAGAAACCAGGTCAATATGAAGCCTTCTTTAAGGCGGAGAACCTGCCCAGTGGGCCGTATTTATACCGGCTCGTGACGAAAGACCAGCAATTCTCGGGCACGATGCTGTTCGTGAAGTAG
- a CDS encoding T9SS type A sorting domain-containing protein gives MKRFLPALTIVLVLGPGFCPGQVTKAQNTPEWLHQAWAIDQDGFGGVVRPYGISAALPGVAYVAGGINAISYFDTFTLSPDSSGSFIAGYDPTGNLQWARTGTTFPDRPCAFHVAAGTDGAIYTSEGYHFAFDTNMWTEGGVVLSKYASDGTLLWSHPMGDSTQVTNPNIAPVYLKGLGIDQEDNLYAAGEFRGSLVLGTDTLTSTDIDVLLLSFDADGNLRWYEHLEGSGFDAMAGIFPWPRGIFAVSPSGNVYLGGFFTAGTVFNAGRPGAYTMETGSWAVAGYDATGTLRWVRTRQDLQVEGNVGLLRAAVDPAENLFLAWFMRDVGGTTTALVGDSLLQDPGFGGAFLTKYDPEGNLDWVQQFRGDGNEFIWALETDTEGRVYVGGSFDALHLELDTTTLSKQELQADELDGFVAGYDPAGHLIWTLHVPGEETQRVYALATDPVGNLYVTGEFEGTLRLGTEVREARGRFDFFVAKYTKSTVLEAETAHPVSETMRLEPNHPNPFTSSTSLHFTLPAASSVTLRIYDVLGREVATLLDGFLPAGHHEVSFTAERLPGGVYFYRLETPAGRQTRGMVLRR, from the coding sequence ATGAAACGATTCCTGCCAGCACTCACGATCGTGCTCGTGCTCGGGCCGGGGTTTTGTCCCGGTCAGGTCACCAAGGCACAGAACACACCGGAATGGCTTCATCAAGCCTGGGCGATCGACCAGGACGGCTTCGGCGGAGTTGTTCGTCCCTACGGCATCTCTGCTGCTCTACCGGGCGTCGCGTACGTGGCCGGCGGCATCAACGCGATCTCGTATTTCGACACGTTTACACTCTCCCCGGATAGCTCCGGCAGCTTCATCGCCGGCTATGACCCGACCGGAAACCTTCAATGGGCCAGGACCGGGACAACTTTTCCTGACCGTCCGTGCGCGTTCCACGTTGCAGCCGGAACCGATGGCGCCATCTACACCAGTGAAGGATATCACTTTGCCTTCGACACAAACATGTGGACCGAAGGGGGCGTCGTGCTAAGCAAATACGCCAGCGACGGCACCCTGCTGTGGTCTCACCCCATGGGCGACTCGACCCAGGTGACGAATCCCAACATAGCCCCCGTCTACCTCAAAGGCCTGGGCATCGACCAGGAAGACAACCTCTACGCTGCCGGCGAATTCCGCGGCTCGCTCGTACTCGGGACCGATACCCTCACCAGCACCGACATCGACGTCCTGCTGCTAAGCTTCGACGCCGACGGCAACCTGCGCTGGTACGAACACCTCGAGGGCTCCGGCTTCGACGCCATGGCCGGCATCTTTCCCTGGCCCAGAGGCATCTTCGCCGTCAGCCCTTCCGGCAATGTCTACCTCGGTGGCTTCTTTACGGCGGGCACCGTCTTCAACGCCGGTCGCCCGGGTGCCTACACCATGGAAACGGGCAGCTGGGCCGTGGCCGGCTACGATGCCACCGGTACGCTCCGCTGGGTCCGCACCCGGCAGGACTTGCAGGTCGAGGGGAACGTCGGGCTCTTGCGCGCCGCCGTCGATCCGGCGGAGAACCTGTTCCTGGCCTGGTTCATGCGCGACGTGGGCGGCACGACGACGGCCCTGGTGGGCGACTCGCTCCTGCAGGATCCAGGCTTCGGCGGGGCCTTCCTGACAAAGTACGATCCCGAGGGCAACCTGGACTGGGTACAACAGTTCCGTGGCGACGGCAACGAGTTCATCTGGGCGCTCGAGACCGACACCGAAGGCCGCGTCTACGTCGGGGGCAGCTTCGACGCCCTGCACCTCGAACTCGACACAACTACCCTTTCGAAGCAAGAGCTGCAGGCGGATGAGCTAGACGGCTTCGTGGCCGGCTATGACCCGGCGGGTCACCTGATCTGGACCCTGCACGTGCCCGGCGAGGAAACGCAACGGGTCTATGCCCTTGCCACCGACCCGGTGGGCAACCTGTACGTGACCGGCGAGTTCGAAGGGACTCTTCGCCTGGGCACCGAAGTGCGCGAAGCCAGGGGCCGTTTCGACTTTTTCGTGGCAAAGTACACTAAATCGACGGTGCTCGAGGCGGAAACAGCACACCCGGTCTCCGAAACTATGAGGCTGGAGCCGAACCACCCGAACCCGTTCACCTCCTCCACCTCGTTACACTTCACGTTGCCGGCGGCCTCAAGCGTCACCCTGCGCATTTACGACGTGCTGGGCCGGGAGGTGGCCACGCTCCTTGACGGCTTCCTCCCCGCCGGGCACCACGAGGTATCCTTCACGGCAGAACGCTTACCGGGAGGTGTTTACTTCTACCGGCTAGAGACACCCGCCGGCCGGCAAACGCGGGGTATGGTTCTCCGGCGCTGA
- a CDS encoding polysaccharide deacetylase family protein has translation MRNAEEAVPLPGAVRPKAVLPCCLEVPPRFEAKAWYALRMLLLPLGLAPERVGRSVLPEPGLYYGPGPEGLPERVVALPLREATVAFFEARVPYHAGEVRWMEGRDAHDRWPVLFGGERVAGHDLIASAFFWLSGWQEHTVRTCDRHGRFPWEASLQRRLGTTIRPPVDAYREALAERLLAAGVPVHPRRWAGHAWAFCPTHDVDYLRKWRPGMVWREVVHHLALNRRHESPGTRLRRFGRFLADLVRPGDVFRRAFERMPAETARRGGTATFFLKTGAHGPHDVPYDWDGAYVRARVQALEAGGFEVGLHPSYHAFDHPGYLREEYDRLARLTAAPPVSVRTHYLRFDPVVTPRLLAAAGFRIDSTLGFAGHEGFRHGTCLPFQLYDVAADRPLDLWEMPLAFMESVLFNRRGLDGEQALAVTHDLLATCRRFGGVAVGLWHNTLWDELDFPGWGDHFTATLDEAATQGAYIASLRDALAAFCA, from the coding sequence ATGAGGAACGCCGAGGAAGCCGTCCCTTTGCCCGGAGCGGTCCGTCCGAAAGCGGTACTGCCCTGTTGCCTGGAGGTGCCGCCGCGTTTCGAGGCGAAGGCGTGGTATGCGCTGCGGATGCTGCTGTTGCCGCTGGGACTGGCCCCGGAGCGCGTGGGCCGGTCGGTGTTGCCGGAGCCGGGGCTGTACTACGGCCCGGGACCGGAGGGCCTGCCGGAGCGCGTGGTGGCGTTGCCGCTGCGGGAGGCCACCGTGGCTTTTTTCGAGGCCCGGGTGCCGTATCACGCCGGCGAGGTGCGGTGGATGGAGGGCCGGGACGCGCATGACCGCTGGCCCGTGCTTTTCGGCGGGGAGCGTGTGGCCGGGCACGACCTCATCGCCTCGGCGTTCTTCTGGCTCTCGGGCTGGCAGGAGCACACCGTCCGTACCTGCGACCGCCACGGCCGCTTTCCGTGGGAGGCCTCGCTCCAGCGCCGGCTGGGCACCACGATCCGCCCGCCCGTCGACGCCTACCGCGAAGCGCTGGCCGAACGGCTGCTCGCTGCCGGTGTGCCGGTGCACCCGCGCCGCTGGGCCGGGCACGCCTGGGCCTTCTGCCCCACGCACGACGTCGACTACCTGCGCAAGTGGCGGCCGGGGATGGTCTGGCGCGAGGTCGTCCATCACCTGGCCCTGAACCGCCGGCACGAATCGCCCGGCACCCGCCTGCGTCGTTTCGGCCGTTTCCTGGCCGACCTCGTTCGCCCGGGTGACGTCTTCCGCCGGGCCTTCGAGCGGATGCCCGCCGAGACGGCCCGGCGCGGCGGCACGGCGACGTTCTTCCTCAAGACGGGCGCTCACGGCCCGCACGACGTGCCCTACGACTGGGACGGCGCCTACGTCCGGGCACGGGTGCAGGCGCTGGAAGCAGGCGGCTTCGAGGTGGGCCTGCACCCGAGCTATCACGCCTTCGACCATCCGGGCTACCTGCGGGAAGAGTACGACCGGCTGGCGCGTCTCACCGCCGCGCCGCCCGTCTCCGTGCGCACGCACTACCTGCGCTTCGACCCGGTCGTGACGCCCCGTCTGCTGGCGGCCGCCGGCTTCCGGATCGACTCGACGCTCGGGTTTGCCGGCCACGAGGGCTTTCGTCACGGCACCTGCCTGCCGTTCCAGCTCTACGACGTCGCGGCCGACCGCCCGCTCGACCTGTGGGAGATGCCGCTGGCGTTCATGGAGTCGGTCCTGTTCAACCGGCGGGGCCTCGACGGGGAGCAGGCGCTGGCCGTCACGCATGACCTCCTGGCGACGTGCCGCCGCTTCGGCGGGGTGGCCGTCGGGCTGTGGCACAACACCCTCTGGGACGAACTCGACTTCCCCGGCTGGGGGGACCACTTCACCGCCACGCTCGATGAGGCCGCCACACAGGGCGCGTACATAGCCTCCCTCCGCGACGCCCTGGCTGCTTTCTGTGCGTGA
- a CDS encoding HD domain-containing protein, which yields MKIFSDPVHGFISVPRGLILDLIQTPEVQRLRRIRQLGVGYLVFPGAEHTRFGHALGAMALMQDALATLQDKGTPITPEEHTAALAAALLHDLGHGPFSHTLENELIAGFHHEKMSRVMLAHLNERFDGALDRTIALFDDTYERPFFHQLIASQLDMDRLDYLRRDSFYTGVVEGKVGVDRIIKTMRVHPPEGGPGSRIVIEAKGTYAVENFLIARRLMYWQVYLHKTVLAGDHLLRAILRRVRHHLQNGTGDVARGTAPAFLFFLRNHLTADDLARDDVRTAYTALDDTDILFSLKQWRHHTDPVLADLCRRFVDRDFFRVTFLDAPPSEAQQARWRDAIAAWLVRSGRSTAAGAPEDAAFYLATDTSRHYAYDEGEAESIRVLDRHGTVRELSRTTDTAAVSALTRYEEKPYVCYPKEVTLTP from the coding sequence TTGAAGATATTTTCCGATCCGGTACACGGCTTCATCTCCGTACCGCGCGGGCTGATCCTCGACCTGATCCAGACCCCCGAAGTGCAACGGCTGCGCCGGATCCGGCAGCTCGGCGTGGGCTACCTGGTCTTCCCCGGCGCCGAGCATACCCGCTTCGGCCACGCCCTCGGCGCCATGGCCCTGATGCAGGACGCCCTGGCGACCCTCCAGGACAAGGGCACCCCCATCACGCCCGAAGAACACACCGCGGCCCTGGCCGCCGCCCTGCTGCACGACCTGGGCCACGGCCCCTTCTCCCACACCCTCGAGAACGAACTCATCGCCGGCTTTCATCACGAGAAGATGAGCCGGGTGATGCTGGCCCACCTGAACGAACGCTTCGACGGCGCCCTCGACCGCACCATCGCCCTCTTCGACGATACCTACGAACGTCCCTTCTTCCACCAGCTCATCGCCAGCCAGCTCGACATGGACCGGCTCGACTACCTCCGCCGAGACTCTTTCTACACCGGCGTCGTCGAAGGCAAGGTGGGCGTCGACCGGATCATCAAGACGATGCGCGTGCACCCGCCCGAGGGCGGGCCCGGGTCGCGGATCGTCATCGAGGCCAAGGGGACGTATGCCGTCGAGAACTTCCTCATCGCACGGCGGCTGATGTACTGGCAGGTCTACCTGCACAAGACCGTCCTGGCCGGGGATCACTTGCTGCGGGCCATCCTGCGGCGCGTCCGCCACCACCTCCAGAACGGCACCGGCGATGTGGCCCGCGGCACCGCCCCGGCCTTCCTGTTCTTCCTCCGGAACCACCTCACCGCCGACGACCTGGCCCGGGACGACGTGCGCACCGCCTACACCGCCCTCGACGACACCGACATCCTCTTCAGCCTGAAGCAGTGGCGGCACCACACAGACCCCGTCCTGGCCGACCTGTGCCGCCGCTTCGTCGACCGCGACTTCTTCCGCGTCACCTTCCTCGACGCCCCGCCTTCGGAGGCGCAACAGGCCCGCTGGCGCGACGCCATCGCCGCCTGGCTCGTCCGTTCGGGCCGGTCCACCGCGGCCGGCGCTCCCGAAGACGCCGCCTTCTACCTCGCCACCGACACCTCGCGGCACTACGCCTACGACGAGGGTGAGGCCGAATCCATCCGCGTGCTCGACCGGCACGGCACCGTCCGCGAACTCTCCCGCACAACCGACACCGCCGCCGTCTCCGCCCTGACCCGGTACGAAGAAAAGCCCTACGTCTGCTATCCCAAAGAGGTGACACTCACGCCATGA
- a CDS encoding histone deacetylase family protein — MRTAFAHNPGHEAHAEEGHPERPARLDAILSLLRDDPLWDRLHRAEPVAADPDTARLVHTDDYLRRLETAVSQGGRLDPDTYVTPESLDVALRALGAVLGVTRAVIEGEADNGFAAVRPPGHHARPGAAMGFCLLANVALAVRWARAEFGAERFVVLDFDVHHGNGTQEVFYEDPNVLFISTHQYPFYPGTGAADETGDGRGRGATINLPFPAGTGDDAFRTAFRRILTPRVLRFRPEMIFVSAGYDAHWRDPIGGLHLSVTGFADLVRHTLEWADACCDGRLVAVLEGGYDTEVLAHSVRATLARLEDPDAETEDPFGPAPFPEADVDRLLDDLAGFHAVTRAG, encoded by the coding sequence ATGAGAACCGCCTTCGCCCACAACCCCGGCCACGAAGCCCATGCCGAGGAAGGTCACCCCGAGCGCCCGGCCCGGCTCGACGCCATCCTGTCGCTCCTGCGGGACGACCCGCTGTGGGACCGCCTGCACCGGGCCGAGCCCGTCGCGGCCGACCCGGACACGGCGCGGCTCGTGCACACGGACGACTATCTCCGGCGACTGGAGACGGCGGTGTCGCAGGGCGGCCGCCTGGATCCGGACACGTACGTCACGCCCGAGAGCCTCGACGTCGCCCTCCGGGCGCTCGGGGCCGTGCTCGGCGTCACGCGGGCCGTCATCGAAGGCGAGGCGGACAACGGCTTCGCGGCCGTCCGGCCTCCCGGCCACCACGCCCGGCCCGGCGCCGCCATGGGCTTCTGCCTGCTCGCCAACGTGGCCCTCGCCGTTCGCTGGGCCCGGGCCGAGTTCGGCGCCGAGCGCTTCGTCGTCCTCGACTTCGACGTGCACCACGGCAACGGCACCCAGGAGGTCTTCTACGAGGACCCGAACGTGCTCTTCATCAGCACGCACCAGTACCCGTTCTATCCCGGCACCGGCGCGGCGGACGAGACGGGCGACGGGCGCGGGCGCGGCGCCACGATCAACCTGCCCTTCCCCGCCGGCACGGGCGACGATGCCTTCCGCACGGCCTTTCGGCGCATCCTCACGCCCCGCGTGCTGCGGTTCCGCCCCGAGATGATCTTCGTCTCCGCCGGCTACGACGCACACTGGCGCGACCCCATCGGAGGGCTCCACCTGAGCGTGACCGGCTTCGCCGACCTGGTGCGCCATACCCTCGAATGGGCCGACGCCTGCTGCGACGGGCGGCTCGTGGCTGTGCTCGAAGGCGGGTACGACACGGAAGTGCTCGCGCACAGCGTCCGCGCCACACTGGCCCGCCTCGAAGATCCGGACGCCGAGACCGAGGACCCCTTCGGCCCGGCCCCCTTCCCCGAGGCCGACGTGGACCGCCTCCTCGACGACCTGGCGGGCTTCCACGCCGTCACCCGCGCCGGTTGA